The Terriglobia bacterium genomic interval CGAGCGCGGGTAATCCGCATGCCTCCGCGAAGGCATCTGTCGTGAGCAGCCGTGGACGACGCTCGGCGTTTCTCGGTGGGGCTACACGCGCGCGCCACCACGACGTGTATACGTCGTCTTGATAGCGGAACCACGCGTTGTTCACGTGCGGCTTCCATGCCAACCGCCACTCGCGATCCCAATCGAGGCATCTTCTGGATGATCGCGCGCGCTCACGCGCGCGGTAGCTGGACCTGGCGGTTCGTAGCCGGGGTCGCGTTGCTGCACTCGCTTGCCATGTTGCTGCGGCAGGAGAACGTGCTCTTCGGGCTCGCCGTGATCGCCCTGCTGTGTGTCGGCCGCCCATGGCGTCAGGCGGTGAGCGACGCGCTGGTGTACGTGGCAGCCGGGGCGCTCGCGACGTGCACAGCGGTGTTGTTTATGGGACTTCTGTGGGCCCCCGGGGTGAACACGCTCACCGATGCCGTGCAGTGGTACTTCTGGGCCTTTCGCGTGCACGTGGGCTCCACGCAGGAGTTCCAGGGCTTCGAGCACGCCACGAAGTTCGACGTGCCGCGAGTGGTGAAGGGCCAGCTGACCGCGTTCATCGTCGGGACGCAGGCGGTCGTCGATTCGGTTCGCGACCGCGCGCTGCTGGGCCGTCCCTACGTCCTCGGCCTCACCGCGCTCACGGTAGCCGCCTACGCGATCATGGCGGTTCTCGCTGCCGAACTGCGGTGTCTGCGCCGCCTCGTCGAGGCTCGACTCTTGGCGATGGCCGTCGCGTCCGCGGTCTGGATCCTGGCCTACAAGCTCTTCCCCCACGCGTGGCTCTGGCCGACCGTGACCAAGTACCAGGTCGTCACGGTCCCGCCGCTCGTCATCCTGTCCGTGCTTGGGCTGATCGCGGCGCAGAAAACCTCGGACGGCCCGCGCTCCCGCTGGCTCACCGGACTCGTCGCGGCACTGGTCGCGATCGTCTTCGTCGTCGATCTCAGCGGCGGGATCCTCCCGTGGCGTCACTACGGTCAGATGAAGGCCGCCCTCGAGGTCCGCCGCGCCAGCGAGTTCCGCGCCGACGACCTCTTCATCTCGTCCGAGTCCGGCATCGATCCCATCTTCGCGCGCCTCTACCGAGGGGGCGAGGCGCAACACGTCAGCGTCAAGGACGTCTTCAGCCAGAAACCGACACGGGACGCGTTCGTGTCGATTCGCGCGGCGATCGACCGCCACCTCGCGCTCGGGCACCGCGTTTTCGTATACAACTTTGTCCCCGGTCCGTATTCGCTGGTCGGCATCAACCAGGCGCCGACGCGAGCGGGCACGCGGCTCAGCGCGCGCGACTTCGAGGCCTTCCTCGCCGAGCTGCAAACGACCTACACCCTGCGGCCGGTGTTCAGCTACTGGGAGGAGAGCAAGGCTCCGCTCTACCTCTTCGGCGAGCGGCTGGAGCCGTTCTATGAGGTCAGCGTGCGATCGTGAGCCTCCGTGGGCGTGTCGTGGAAGGCCTCCACTCCGCCTACGGTCTGGCCAATCGGCTCGGCCTCCTGGAGAACGCGGTACTCGGTGATTTGTTCGTCCGCACGTATTTCGTCTACAAGCGGCTAAGCGATCCGTTCGCCACGCTCGCGCGCCGGCAGCCCGATCTCCTCCGTGGCGGCCACATCCTGGATGTCGGCGCCAACATCGGCTACACCGCCAGCGTCTTCGCGCGCGGGCTCGCGCCGGGCTTCAGGGTCTTTGCCTTCGAGCCCGAGCGCCAGAACTTCGAGCGCCTGGTCCGCACGATGCGCCGGCTCGGTCTCGCCGACCGCGTCGAGACGGTTCACGCCGCGGTGGGCGCTACCGAAGGCACGGTCGGTCTCTGGCGCGACGTCCGCCACCACGCCGGGCACCGCATCACCACCGACGCGTTTCGCGCGGACCGGGGCGTGGCGGCGAGTGACACGGTGCGACTGCTCAGCCTCGACCGCTTCACGCGCGAGCGCGGGATCGCCAGCGCGGTCGGCTTCGTCAAGATCGACGTCGAGGGCTACGAGCTGCCGGTCTGCGAGGGCATGGCCGACATCGTCGCGGCCAATCCAGGCCTGGTCGCCGCCGTCGAGTACTCACCGGCGGCGATGGGCCAGATGGGCTTCCGACCCGAGTCGATCCTCGATTTCTTTCTCACCCGGGGGTTCGTCATCCACGTGTTGCACGAGGACGGAGGCCTCGAGGTCTTCGACGCGCGCCGGCCGGAGCGGCACCTTGCCGGCCGGCTCTACGTCGACCTGCTCTGTGCACGGCAGCCGCTCGTGCCGTAGCCCGACGCCCGCGCGGGCCGAAACACTTGTTCTCGAGCGTAATTTGGCCCGGCCATGGTCGGTTCCTGGCAGACCATGTCTTCTCCGAAGCGCGTTCATCTACCGCGACTACGTGGGCGCGGGCGCCGGCGTCGGGTTCCTGGCCTCGTTCGTGCGCTCTCGGCTACAAGGTGCAGCTGGTCCTCTATCCGGACCGCGGTCGGACACCTACGTCAAGCAGAAGGAGGACAGCTCGATCATGGGCCGTCTCCAGTCGCGCGTGAGCGACGGAGCAGCACGGGCGCACCGGGAGCCGCAATCATTCGGTGGGTCGCGGCCAGGCGCAGCCGACGACCGGCTGGGTGGCGTCCAACATGTAGAACGGCAGCGGGAGGCGCTCGCCCAGCACCTCGTTGTGGAAGAGCCTGACGGCGGCCTTGATGGCAATAGCGACAAAGACAGATACCTCGGCTCGTCTTACCGGGCCGGGTATTGTGAACAGTAGAGGCCCCGAGCTACGACAACGGCCTAGAGCAGAACGACCGCGTGCTGTTTCGACGTCGGTCACCGTGAGCCTACGCAGATCAGCGACACGCCGAAGGGCAATACCCGTGTCAGACCCGTTCGGTCTTCCCAGAGAATCTCGCTCCGCATGAGCCTGTTCAACCACTTCGGCACCGTGTAGAAATTGTCTCGAGGCGGCACGACGCGTGAG includes:
- a CDS encoding FkbM family methyltransferase, whose protein sequence is MSLRGRVVEGLHSAYGLANRLGLLENAVLGDLFVRTYFVYKRLSDPFATLARRQPDLLRGGHILDVGANIGYTASVFARGLAPGFRVFAFEPERQNFERLVRTMRRLGLADRVETVHAAVGATEGTVGLWRDVRHHAGHRITTDAFRADRGVAASDTVRLLSLDRFTRERGIASAVGFVKIDVEGYELPVCEGMADIVAANPGLVAAVEYSPAAMGQMGFRPESILDFFLTRGFVIHVLHEDGGLEVFDARRPERHLAGRLYVDLLCARQPLVP